The Sinomonas sp. P10A9 genome includes a window with the following:
- a CDS encoding universal stress protein — protein MEERLQPQGGTAGQDPDQADLPTGIVVGVDGSDHGRCALAWAAREAKRRGRPLHVVTAYSVPLFAASGLDGGYASFDDTVIRDGAEAVLKEALSNLGTVEGVEITSSVESGDASGVLLEFSKAAELLVFGTRGRGGFVGRLLGSVSSALPAHAHCVTVTVPLRFAERLGEAIGDKYVAAEQAKEGRAPVEDVVAVGVDGSDQARRAVLVAAEEAMLRGVPLRAVCAVPQFSGSLAWVPAPVDREQLFEDIRGQLKAGVAWLQSHFPDLEVQTSLVDGAPVDVLVDVSRTVELLVLGTRGRGGFTGMLLGSTSDGVLHHAKGPVMVVPDQADERLADRPSFGPMLAT, from the coding sequence ATGGAAGAGCGGCTTCAACCGCAGGGCGGCACGGCCGGGCAGGATCCGGATCAGGCCGACCTTCCCACCGGGATCGTGGTGGGCGTCGACGGTTCCGACCATGGGCGCTGCGCCCTCGCATGGGCCGCACGGGAGGCCAAGCGGCGCGGCCGCCCGCTGCACGTCGTCACTGCCTACAGCGTTCCGCTCTTCGCCGCATCCGGCCTCGACGGAGGCTACGCGAGCTTCGACGACACCGTGATCCGTGACGGCGCCGAGGCGGTCCTCAAGGAGGCCCTCTCGAATCTGGGCACGGTCGAGGGCGTCGAGATCACCTCCTCGGTCGAATCAGGCGATGCGTCGGGCGTCCTGCTCGAGTTCTCCAAGGCAGCCGAGCTCCTGGTGTTCGGCACGCGGGGCCGGGGCGGATTCGTCGGGCGGCTCCTCGGATCGGTCTCGAGCGCGCTCCCCGCCCACGCCCACTGCGTCACCGTCACCGTCCCTCTGCGCTTCGCCGAGCGGCTCGGCGAGGCGATCGGCGACAAGTACGTGGCCGCCGAGCAGGCCAAGGAGGGCAGGGCACCCGTCGAAGACGTTGTGGCGGTGGGTGTCGACGGCTCGGACCAGGCCCGCAGGGCAGTCCTCGTCGCGGCCGAGGAGGCCATGTTGCGGGGCGTGCCGCTGAGGGCAGTATGCGCGGTGCCGCAATTCAGCGGAAGCCTCGCCTGGGTCCCCGCGCCCGTGGACCGTGAGCAGCTGTTCGAGGACATCCGCGGCCAGCTCAAGGCTGGTGTGGCCTGGCTGCAGAGCCACTTCCCGGACCTTGAAGTGCAGACGAGTCTCGTCGACGGAGCGCCCGTCGACGTCTTGGTTGACGTCTCCCGGACGGTAGAGCTCCTGGTGCTCGGTACCCGTGGGCGTGGCGGCTTCACCGGGATGCTGTTGGGCTCGACGTCAGACGGTGTGCTGCACCATGCGAAGGGCCCCGTCATGGTGGTCCCGGACCAGGCCGACGAGCGGCTGGCGGATCGGCCGTCCTTCGGGCCGATGCTCGCAACCTGA
- a CDS encoding cation diffusion facilitator family transporter: MGHDHSHSQGHSHDYGASTATGRHRRRLLLVLAITLGVVVVQLVAGLVSGSLALLADAGHMFSDAAGLAIALTAAWIAARPATDHRTFGYQRAEVLAALGNALVLIVVAVFIFIEGVRRLQGEAEVQTTPMLTGAVIGAAANIAGLLILHGAHRESLNVRGAYLEVLGDLVGSLAVIVAGVVIVLTGWVQADALASLAIAVFIVPRAWSLLRDVVDVLLEATPKGMSLETIREHVLSAPGVVDVHDIHAWTITSGVPVFSAHVVVDDSVLDAEGMDHVLDRLQGCLGEHFDTEHCTFQLEPASHREHEPEQHA; the protein is encoded by the coding sequence ATGGGCCACGATCACAGCCACTCCCAAGGACACTCACACGACTATGGGGCCTCTACCGCTACTGGAAGGCACCGGCGCCGGCTGCTGCTCGTCCTCGCGATCACGCTCGGCGTCGTCGTGGTCCAGCTCGTGGCGGGCCTCGTCTCCGGATCCCTCGCGCTGCTCGCCGACGCCGGGCACATGTTCTCCGACGCCGCAGGCCTCGCGATCGCCCTCACCGCCGCGTGGATCGCCGCGCGTCCCGCCACCGACCACCGCACGTTCGGCTACCAGCGGGCGGAGGTCCTCGCGGCCCTCGGCAACGCCCTCGTGCTGATCGTGGTTGCCGTCTTCATCTTCATCGAGGGCGTCCGCCGCCTCCAGGGCGAAGCGGAGGTGCAGACGACGCCGATGCTCACCGGCGCGGTGATCGGCGCCGCCGCGAACATCGCGGGACTCCTGATCCTGCACGGCGCTCACCGCGAGAGCCTCAATGTCCGCGGTGCGTACCTGGAGGTGCTCGGCGACCTCGTGGGATCGCTTGCCGTGATCGTGGCAGGGGTCGTGATCGTCCTGACGGGGTGGGTGCAAGCGGACGCCCTTGCCTCTCTCGCGATCGCGGTGTTCATCGTCCCGCGCGCATGGTCCCTCCTGCGCGACGTCGTCGACGTGCTGCTCGAAGCAACGCCCAAGGGCATGAGCCTCGAGACGATCCGGGAGCATGTCCTCTCGGCGCCGGGAGTGGTCGACGTCCACGACATCCACGCATGGACCATCACCTCCGGGGTGCCGGTTTTCTCGGCCCACGTGGTCGTCGACGACTCGGTGCTGGACGCTGAGGGGATGGACCACGTGCTCGACCGCCTGCAGGGGTGCCTCGGCGAGCACTTCGACACCGAACACTGCACGTTCCAGCTCGAGCCGGCCTCACACAGGGAGCACGAGCCCGAGCAGCACGCCTAG
- a CDS encoding metallopeptidase family protein, whose protein sequence is MDAAWMSEDEFEAAVDAALEQIPRSIAKHMDNVAVFIEDHYVPHAHEDPHTVLLGLYEGIPLTERGEWYAAGSLPDRITIFRESILEVCETREDVIEEVLVTVVHEFAHHFGIGDARLHELGWG, encoded by the coding sequence ATGGATGCGGCGTGGATGAGCGAGGACGAGTTCGAGGCTGCGGTCGACGCCGCCCTCGAGCAGATTCCGAGGAGCATCGCGAAGCACATGGACAACGTGGCCGTCTTCATTGAGGACCACTACGTCCCGCACGCCCATGAGGATCCGCATACCGTGCTGCTGGGCCTCTACGAGGGCATCCCCCTCACGGAGCGAGGCGAGTGGTACGCCGCCGGCTCGCTCCCTGACCGCATCACGATCTTCCGCGAGTCGATCCTGGAGGTCTGCGAAACCCGCGAGGACGTCATTGAGGAGGTCCTCGTGACTGTGGTCCATGAGTTCGCCCATCACTTCGGGATCGGCGACGCCCGCCTGCACGAGCTGGGTTGGGGCTGA
- a CDS encoding ATP-binding protein encodes MAADTGLGSELRRLRTAAGLTQEGLAERAGLSIRAVSDTERGLRTRLYPDTTARLADALGLAGAVRERFASVARGRSARGVLGPLPAPRTALVGRGRELEALTALLAGPGLVTVTGTGGVGKTRLALAAAGEAAASFADGIAFVQLASCHDAESAGLAIATALGANAAHGSTADVVCTAIGARRLLIVCDTFEVVPQAAPLVAEALARCANLTVLATSRSSLRLGGERLCPLGPLDAAAAALLFADRAVAARPGVDLARSGALVSDICERVQRVPLALELAAARVAHLGLADLRDRLGSQLGVLTGGSVDDDARHRTLESTVAWSYGLLDGAARAALARLALFDGWTLAAAGALLSEDPLPEVTTLVDQSLVAAPDPSDPHGRYTMLDSVREFGLARLADEGIERTVRDQHAAWFLAAAESSAGAMRRAGQRDVHEDMAADLGNLRIAFRWLEDSGRGEKALRLAAALWMFWLWHGGFAEGRAWIRSALAAAHDADPSLRASAHWGAGWLAYLQGDYPEARIHASSLARLAAASGSTSERRNALTLTGMVALADRRLDDAARLLGEALAAAHVLAADPPASEEGRAAGRPADGRPAADGQPAADGLARHRHIAWLVAISTLNDGVGLTHTGGLPEASQRFAEARDRFAALGDETYRARALRHLAAVQVLAGEVAPARRLLEESLRTVHEAEDRFGLAETLSALAHLAAVGHEARRAGVLEARAAVVRRSLGVVQHPFDAILTELHLGPLRESAEYQAGWAEGNAPDVAGEEGLDWPEVLTWP; translated from the coding sequence ATGGCGGCGGACACCGGACTGGGATCCGAACTCCGACGGCTGCGCACGGCGGCAGGGCTTACCCAGGAGGGCCTTGCCGAGCGCGCGGGCCTGAGCATCCGTGCTGTCAGCGACACGGAGCGCGGCCTCCGGACCCGCCTCTACCCGGACACGACGGCGCGGCTCGCCGATGCGCTCGGGCTCGCGGGGGCTGTTCGGGAGCGGTTCGCAAGTGTGGCCCGGGGTCGCTCCGCCCGGGGCGTTCTCGGCCCGCTCCCGGCGCCCCGCACGGCGCTTGTGGGCCGCGGCCGAGAGCTGGAGGCGCTCACCGCACTGCTGGCCGGGCCCGGGCTCGTGACGGTCACCGGCACCGGCGGAGTAGGGAAGACGCGGCTCGCCCTCGCGGCGGCCGGCGAGGCCGCGGCGTCGTTCGCGGACGGCATCGCCTTCGTCCAGCTCGCGAGCTGCCACGATGCCGAATCGGCGGGTCTTGCGATCGCCACGGCACTCGGGGCCAATGCGGCGCACGGCTCGACCGCCGACGTCGTGTGCACCGCGATCGGCGCACGCCGTCTGCTCATCGTCTGCGACACGTTCGAGGTCGTGCCGCAGGCCGCGCCGCTCGTCGCAGAGGCCCTCGCGCGCTGCGCCAACCTCACGGTCCTCGCGACGAGCAGGTCTTCCCTCCGGCTCGGCGGCGAGCGGCTCTGCCCCCTCGGACCCTTGGATGCCGCCGCGGCCGCGCTGCTCTTCGCCGACCGGGCCGTAGCGGCACGGCCCGGGGTTGACCTGGCCCGCTCAGGTGCGCTCGTATCGGATATCTGCGAGCGCGTCCAACGGGTCCCGCTCGCGCTTGAGCTCGCGGCGGCCCGCGTAGCCCATCTCGGCCTTGCCGATCTCCGGGACCGGCTCGGCAGCCAACTCGGCGTGCTCACCGGCGGCTCCGTGGATGACGACGCGCGTCACCGCACGCTCGAATCCACCGTCGCCTGGAGCTATGGGCTCCTCGACGGCGCGGCCCGGGCGGCGCTCGCCCGCCTGGCGTTGTTCGACGGGTGGACGCTCGCCGCAGCGGGGGCGCTCCTCTCCGAGGACCCACTGCCTGAGGTCACCACGCTCGTCGACCAGAGCCTCGTGGCGGCGCCCGATCCGTCCGACCCGCATGGTCGCTACACGATGCTCGACTCGGTGCGGGAGTTCGGGCTCGCGCGGCTCGCAGACGAGGGCATCGAACGCACCGTCCGCGATCAGCACGCCGCATGGTTCCTCGCCGCTGCCGAGTCGTCGGCGGGCGCCATGCGCAGGGCTGGCCAACGTGACGTGCACGAGGACATGGCGGCGGACCTCGGCAACCTCCGGATCGCGTTCCGGTGGCTCGAGGATTCCGGACGCGGCGAGAAGGCCCTCCGGCTCGCGGCCGCACTATGGATGTTCTGGCTCTGGCACGGTGGATTCGCCGAAGGTCGGGCGTGGATCCGCTCGGCGCTGGCCGCAGCGCACGACGCCGACCCCTCCTTGCGCGCGAGCGCCCACTGGGGCGCGGGCTGGCTCGCGTACCTCCAGGGGGACTACCCCGAGGCGAGGATCCATGCCTCGTCCCTCGCACGGCTCGCCGCCGCGAGCGGCAGCACCTCCGAGCGGCGCAACGCGCTCACCCTCACGGGAATGGTCGCCCTCGCGGACCGCCGACTCGATGACGCGGCCAGGCTCCTCGGCGAGGCCCTCGCGGCCGCCCACGTCCTCGCCGCCGACCCGCCAGCCTCGGAAGAAGGCCGGGCCGCGGGCCGGCCCGCCGATGGCCGGCCCGCGGCGGACGGCCAGCCCGCGGCGGATGGCCTGGCCCGCCATCGCCACATCGCATGGCTTGTCGCCATCTCAACCCTCAACGACGGCGTGGGCCTCACGCATACCGGAGGCCTCCCTGAGGCGTCACAGCGCTTTGCCGAGGCACGGGACAGGTTCGCGGCCCTCGGGGACGAGACGTACCGGGCACGGGCGCTCCGCCACCTCGCCGCCGTGCAGGTCCTCGCCGGAGAGGTAGCGCCCGCGCGCAGACTCCTGGAGGAGAGCCTGCGGACCGTCCACGAAGCTGAGGACCGCTTCGGCCTTGCCGAGACGCTCTCCGCCCTTGCCCACCTCGCCGCAGTCGGCCACGAGGCGAGGCGAGCTGGCGTGCTGGAGGCGAGGGCCGCCGTCGTGCGCCGGTCCCTCGGGGTAGTCCAGCACCCGTTTGACGCGATCCTCACCGAACTGCATCTCGGGCCGCTGCGTGAATCGGCGGAGTATCAGGCGGGGTGGGCCGAGGGGAATGCGCCTGACGTGGCCGGGGAAGAGGGACTGGACTGGCCCGAGGTTTTAACGTGGCCCTGA
- a CDS encoding ester cyclase — MSTETSRGLVGRFYEEVLNGRRLDVIDEIAVGDYAEHDPLPGQGDGRDGLRNRVSMLVTALDPHFAVEDVIAEGDRVVVRWRNQGTQVEPFLGLPASGKSFEIAGIDIYRVQDGRLAEHWHVIDQFGMLMQLGFIPAPEPAAP; from the coding sequence ATGTCTACCGAAACGTCACGCGGGCTTGTCGGACGGTTCTACGAGGAGGTCCTCAACGGACGCCGTCTTGACGTGATCGACGAGATCGCGGTGGGGGACTACGCAGAGCACGATCCGCTGCCCGGTCAGGGCGACGGCCGCGACGGCCTCCGCAACCGCGTGTCCATGCTCGTGACCGCCCTTGACCCGCACTTCGCGGTCGAGGACGTCATCGCCGAGGGCGACCGCGTCGTGGTGCGCTGGCGCAATCAGGGCACCCAGGTCGAGCCGTTCCTCGGGCTGCCGGCCTCAGGCAAGTCGTTCGAGATCGCCGGGATCGACATCTACCGGGTTCAGGACGGCCGGCTCGCCGAGCACTGGCACGTGATCGATCAGTTCGGGATGCTCATGCAGCTCGGGTTCATTCCCGCACCGGAGCCGGCTGCGCCATGA
- a CDS encoding M20 metallopeptidase family protein gives MSVATGRLAAGADRALAALEPELIRWRREIHAHPEPGFEEHATAELMAARLGGLGLAVRTGIAGTGVIADLDGALPGPRVLLRAELDALPVRETTGLEFAADGPAGHLCGHDAHLAALAGVAGVLAERCEALPGSVRFCLQPAEELLAGAAPMVAAGVLDGVGMALGAHVLSGVPYGTVSANPGTVLAGADFFRLVVIGGAGHAGTPGQFSDAILAAAHVMTALQSAAARETPMGEALVVAIGSVRAGTAANAAPEDAVLLGNLRWFDPALGEYARRRVAEVAAGVAGALGCSTRLEWTGHAPVLANDAALAATAEAAIGAAGLATVVHAPPLSASDDFAEFSTRVPGVFLGVGCGTGASAPHHHPMFAIDERAVLLTARVECRVLLALLGTA, from the coding sequence ATGAGCGTGGCCACGGGACGCCTCGCGGCGGGCGCGGATCGCGCGCTCGCCGCGCTCGAGCCCGAGCTCATCCGGTGGCGCCGCGAGATCCACGCCCACCCCGAGCCGGGCTTCGAGGAGCATGCTACGGCCGAGCTCATGGCCGCCAGGCTTGGGGGCCTCGGGCTAGCGGTCCGCACCGGGATCGCGGGCACCGGGGTCATCGCGGATCTGGACGGCGCGCTCCCGGGGCCGCGCGTTCTCCTGCGTGCCGAGCTCGACGCCCTCCCGGTCCGCGAAACCACCGGTCTGGAGTTCGCGGCCGATGGGCCGGCCGGGCACCTGTGCGGCCATGACGCGCATCTTGCCGCGCTCGCGGGCGTCGCTGGCGTCCTCGCCGAGCGCTGTGAGGCGCTGCCCGGTTCGGTGCGCTTCTGCCTGCAGCCCGCCGAGGAGCTTCTCGCAGGCGCGGCGCCCATGGTCGCAGCCGGAGTGCTCGACGGCGTGGGCATGGCCCTCGGTGCGCATGTCCTGTCCGGCGTCCCGTACGGGACCGTGTCGGCGAATCCCGGCACGGTCCTGGCCGGCGCGGATTTCTTCCGGCTCGTCGTGATCGGCGGAGCAGGCCATGCGGGCACGCCGGGCCAGTTCTCGGACGCGATCCTCGCCGCGGCGCACGTCATGACGGCGCTCCAATCAGCCGCGGCGCGGGAGACGCCGATGGGCGAGGCCCTCGTCGTCGCCATCGGCTCGGTGCGCGCCGGCACAGCGGCGAACGCCGCCCCTGAGGACGCGGTCCTGCTAGGCAACCTCCGCTGGTTCGACCCAGCTCTCGGGGAGTACGCACGCCGGCGAGTGGCCGAGGTCGCGGCGGGCGTCGCCGGGGCGCTGGGCTGCTCAACACGTCTCGAATGGACAGGCCACGCTCCCGTCCTGGCCAATGACGCCGCCCTCGCGGCCACCGCTGAGGCCGCGATCGGCGCCGCCGGTCTCGCCACCGTCGTGCATGCTCCGCCGCTCTCGGCGAGCGACGACTTCGCCGAGTTCTCAACCCGCGTGCCGGGCGTCTTCCTCGGGGTGGGGTGCGGCACTGGGGCCAGCGCGCCGCACCATCACCCGATGTTCGCGATCGATGAGCGGGCGGTGCTGCTGACCGCCCGGGTCGAGTGCCGCGTGCTCCTCGCGCTGCTCGGCACGGCCTGA
- a CDS encoding SRPBCC family protein — protein sequence MNLSIEEDVMGHIKVSMPIDAPVERVYEIASDPHRWSSWWVNLGDAEKVEGDGGEGTVVEHKYLMAGFPFHVTTHVLENGPLPNGGKRIRLRFDGPLNGSQVWDYEPTDTGTLVTSEIDYNVPGSVVGKFADELLIERIQERARHQGLENLKLLVEAG from the coding sequence GTGAACCTTTCGATTGAGGAGGATGTCATGGGCCACATCAAGGTGAGCATGCCGATCGATGCGCCGGTCGAGCGCGTGTACGAGATCGCATCCGACCCCCACCGCTGGTCGTCCTGGTGGGTGAATCTCGGCGATGCCGAGAAGGTCGAGGGCGACGGCGGCGAGGGGACCGTCGTCGAGCACAAGTACCTCATGGCGGGTTTCCCGTTCCACGTCACCACGCACGTGCTTGAGAACGGCCCGCTGCCGAACGGCGGCAAGCGCATACGCCTGCGCTTCGACGGCCCGCTCAACGGCTCCCAGGTCTGGGACTACGAGCCGACCGACACGGGCACCCTCGTGACGTCGGAGATCGACTACAACGTCCCGGGCAGCGTTGTCGGAAAGTTCGCTGACGAGCTGCTCATCGAGCGGATCCAGGAGCGGGCCCGTCACCAGGGCCTCGAGAACCTGAAGCTCTTGGTCGAGGCGGGCTGA
- a CDS encoding MFS transporter: protein MPLSTTLRVSPAPTTATAGNTGLWLVMLAQLMLVLDGTVVNVALPHIASDLHFSRADLSWVLNGYALAFGGVLLLGGRIGDVIGRRRTFLLGVAAFTVFSLLGGLATSPLLLVVARALQGLGAAFAAPNVLALITTNAKDDGARNRALALFSAIASMGGALGLILGGILTDAANWRWTLFINVPIGIAILLAVPRFVQETPRRSGRFDALGAVTATGGAVAIVWALLQAADYGWTDARTIGGLALGVVLLVTLAFTELRVEHPLLQPRLLRSASRLSALAAMAATFGGMLAMFFLMVQYLEDVLHLTPLVTGLVFLPMPLSIFVMSRVIPRLVERFGAERLVLGGAILRVVGFLPLTQLDSQTPFGVVIGALLLTGISAGLTFMPLTSLALRDVEPEHAGSASGLFQTMQQLGGAVGLAIVASTFAAFAVPGDFLVGGRAGFVSAAVLSALALAAATGLAFRRRASA, encoded by the coding sequence ATGCCTCTCTCAACAACACTGCGCGTGTCTCCCGCGCCAACCACAGCCACGGCCGGCAACACCGGCCTCTGGCTCGTCATGCTCGCCCAGCTCATGCTCGTCCTCGACGGCACGGTGGTGAACGTGGCCCTCCCGCATATCGCCTCGGATCTCCACTTCTCCCGCGCCGACCTCAGCTGGGTCCTCAACGGCTACGCCCTCGCGTTCGGCGGCGTCCTCCTCCTCGGCGGCCGCATCGGCGACGTCATCGGCAGGCGCCGCACGTTCCTGCTCGGGGTTGCCGCCTTCACGGTGTTCTCGCTGCTCGGCGGGCTTGCCACCTCACCGCTCCTGCTCGTCGTGGCCCGTGCCCTCCAAGGTCTCGGCGCGGCCTTCGCCGCCCCCAACGTCCTCGCGCTCATCACGACGAACGCGAAGGACGACGGCGCACGGAACCGTGCGCTCGCCCTCTTCTCCGCGATCGCGTCCATGGGAGGAGCCCTCGGCCTCATCCTCGGCGGCATCCTCACCGACGCGGCCAACTGGCGCTGGACGCTCTTCATCAACGTGCCGATCGGCATTGCGATCCTTCTGGCGGTCCCCCGTTTCGTCCAGGAGACGCCGCGTCGGTCCGGCCGGTTCGACGCGCTCGGCGCCGTGACGGCGACCGGCGGCGCCGTCGCCATCGTGTGGGCACTTCTGCAGGCCGCGGACTACGGCTGGACTGATGCCCGCACCATCGGCGGGCTCGCGCTCGGCGTCGTGCTCCTCGTGACCCTGGCCTTCACCGAGCTCCGCGTGGAGCATCCGCTCCTGCAGCCGCGTCTGCTCCGCAGCGCGAGCCGGCTCAGCGCACTCGCCGCGATGGCCGCCACGTTCGGCGGGATGCTTGCGATGTTCTTCCTCATGGTCCAGTACCTCGAGGACGTCCTGCACCTGACGCCGCTCGTGACGGGGCTCGTGTTCCTGCCGATGCCGCTGAGCATCTTCGTCATGTCGCGGGTCATTCCGCGCCTCGTGGAGCGCTTCGGCGCCGAACGGCTCGTGCTCGGAGGTGCGATTCTCCGCGTGGTCGGGTTCCTGCCCCTCACCCAGCTGGATTCGCAGACGCCCTTCGGCGTCGTGATCGGCGCGCTCCTCCTCACGGGGATCTCCGCCGGGCTCACGTTCATGCCGCTCACGTCCCTCGCGCTGAGGGACGTTGAGCCCGAGCACGCAGGCTCCGCCTCCGGGCTGTTCCAGACCATGCAGCAGCTCGGCGGCGCCGTTGGCCTCGCGATCGTCGCCTCGACGTTCGCGGCGTTCGCGGTCCCCGGGGACTTCCTCGTGGGCGGGCGCGCCGGGTTTGTCTCGGCGGCGGTCCTCTCGGCGCTCGCACTCGCGGCCGCCACGGGGCTTGCCTTCAGGCGGCGGGCGTCGGCGTAG
- a CDS encoding TetR/AcrR family transcriptional regulator codes for MRADARRNRDRIVEIARALFKAKGFNDVSMDEVAKAAEVGAGTLYRHFPTKEALYDAVLEAWAERVNAAVERALGLDAPARERLLSWFTDYVELLNGHKGAAARITLALGDPGSPFAAKCTRYLGANQRVIDELGPLLRPGVSAMEISRLVGAVASVADASGLSETDLASMLGVVADGIVAPADLPRR; via the coding sequence GTGCGTGCCGATGCCCGCCGCAACCGCGATCGGATCGTGGAGATCGCGCGCGCCCTGTTCAAGGCCAAGGGCTTCAACGACGTCTCGATGGACGAGGTCGCGAAGGCCGCCGAGGTCGGCGCCGGCACCCTCTATCGACACTTCCCGACCAAGGAAGCGCTGTATGACGCCGTCCTGGAGGCCTGGGCGGAGCGGGTCAATGCCGCCGTCGAACGGGCACTCGGGCTCGACGCACCCGCCCGTGAGCGACTGCTGAGCTGGTTCACGGACTACGTGGAGCTCCTCAACGGGCACAAGGGCGCTGCCGCTCGGATCACTCTCGCCCTCGGGGACCCTGGGTCTCCCTTCGCCGCCAAGTGCACGCGGTACCTCGGCGCCAATCAGCGGGTCATCGACGAGCTCGGACCCCTCCTGCGCCCGGGCGTGAGCGCGATGGAGATCTCACGGCTCGTCGGGGCCGTGGCCTCCGTGGCGGATGCGAGCGGGCTGTCCGAGACGGACCTCGCGTCCATGCTCGGAGTCGTCGCCGACGGGATCGTCGCGCCTGCGGACCTGCCGCGCCGCTAG
- a CDS encoding Asp23/Gls24 family envelope stress response protein — protein MTQQAGPFGDGAARSDEYAVAATGRTVVHEAAVAKVAAAAARQVPGLHSLGTTPSRALGAIRGAVGQNPGDSAAGVRVEVGQKQAAIDVTLVAQYGIPLQDLADRVRAAVYRAVEALTGLSVIEVNVEIADVYIGEARQGAKPSGIEVQ, from the coding sequence GTGACCCAGCAGGCAGGCCCGTTCGGGGACGGTGCCGCGCGCTCAGACGAGTACGCCGTGGCGGCCACTGGCAGGACAGTCGTCCATGAGGCGGCCGTGGCGAAGGTTGCCGCGGCGGCCGCACGTCAGGTGCCCGGTCTCCACTCGCTCGGGACCACGCCGTCCCGCGCACTCGGTGCCATCCGAGGTGCTGTGGGCCAGAACCCGGGCGACAGCGCCGCTGGGGTCCGGGTGGAGGTCGGCCAGAAGCAGGCCGCCATCGACGTCACGCTCGTGGCCCAGTACGGCATCCCCCTCCAGGATCTGGCGGATAGGGTCCGGGCCGCGGTGTACCGCGCGGTCGAGGCGCTCACCGGCCTTTCCGTCATCGAGGTCAACGTCGAGATTGCCGACGTCTATATCGGCGAGGCACGGCAGGGCGCCAAGCCGTCCGGAATCGAGGTCCAGTGA
- a CDS encoding DUF6286 domain-containing protein: MAENSAHGLDSAVRREMSSSRAYLAGFIALIVAAACAYLLLESTLQAVGQPAWLIDPESAAEWTARLPEGTNQGLLGLVGAVVAMAGLALVIVAVRPGRRGRRSLPGRRVAVVVDDEVLASALARRARAAAVVRPEQVTVVLSDREATVNVRPTSGLPVRGEDVLAATEAELVRLAPEPYPQLRVRVEGTGVIGA; encoded by the coding sequence GTGGCTGAGAATTCTGCGCACGGGCTCGATTCCGCGGTGCGTCGCGAGATGAGCTCCTCGCGGGCCTACCTCGCGGGGTTCATCGCGCTGATCGTGGCCGCGGCGTGCGCGTATCTCCTCCTCGAGTCCACGCTCCAGGCGGTCGGACAGCCGGCGTGGCTCATCGACCCCGAATCGGCGGCCGAGTGGACCGCTCGGCTTCCCGAGGGCACCAACCAGGGCCTTCTGGGACTCGTCGGCGCCGTCGTCGCGATGGCCGGTCTCGCCCTTGTCATCGTCGCGGTACGGCCGGGGCGCCGGGGGCGCCGCTCCCTCCCCGGACGCCGGGTCGCTGTGGTGGTCGACGACGAGGTGCTCGCCTCTGCGCTGGCCCGCCGGGCGAGGGCGGCCGCAGTCGTGCGTCCCGAGCAGGTGACCGTGGTGCTGAGCGATCGGGAGGCGACGGTCAACGTCCGCCCGACCTCGGGCCTCCCCGTGCGGGGTGAGGACGTGCTCGCGGCGACCGAGGCCGAACTCGTGCGGCTCGCACCCGAGCCGTACCCGCAGCTCCGCGTCCGCGTCGAGGGCACCGGGGTGATCGGCGCGTGA